The Peribacillus sp. FSL E2-0218 genome contains a region encoding:
- a CDS encoding ROK family transcriptional regulator: protein MITGDAAYIKKINRALIIKEIIKEGMISRADLSKATDLTRATISAQVADLLEEDLIVETQLEYTGVGRKPIMLSLNGQAGYALGIDIDYGRISFTLSDLLGNCITSSIQELSTTDYSEVLQVVIETIKQLKATYADSRYGIVGVVIAIHGLVGKDEIIHYVPRFKWHDIDLKSAIETECQMDVHLENNANLSAFAERIFVHHEANNLLSTTFHSGIGLGMMMKDDFFRGHDGFAGEIGHMIVVPDGKPCNCGNKGCWEKYASESSIFEYLSEEKKIPNLTYEHIQRMIDEGDAAVHKVMDRFIYYISIGINNLINMYNPDVLVLDSELLRIYPDSITKISNNLTSSISHYREITLSAMGKKSCVMGACALAIKKFLDVPILNLSYEISQQNKS from the coding sequence ATGATAACCGGTGATGCAGCATATATCAAAAAGATCAATCGCGCATTGATTATTAAGGAAATAATAAAGGAAGGCATGATATCGAGGGCCGATTTGTCCAAGGCTACGGATTTAACAAGGGCCACCATCTCAGCACAGGTTGCAGACTTATTGGAAGAAGACTTAATCGTGGAAACACAACTGGAATATACCGGCGTCGGCCGAAAACCCATCATGCTCTCCTTAAACGGCCAAGCAGGATATGCTCTCGGGATCGACATTGATTATGGGCGGATTTCCTTCACTTTAAGCGATCTGCTGGGGAATTGTATCACCTCCTCCATCCAAGAATTATCGACGACGGACTATTCGGAGGTTCTCCAAGTGGTAATTGAAACGATTAAGCAGCTCAAAGCGACCTATGCTGACAGTCGCTATGGCATCGTCGGGGTCGTCATTGCCATTCACGGCCTTGTAGGAAAAGATGAAATCATTCACTATGTCCCGCGCTTCAAATGGCATGATATCGATTTGAAAAGTGCGATTGAAACGGAATGTCAAATGGATGTCCATCTAGAAAACAATGCTAATTTAAGTGCTTTTGCCGAGCGGATATTCGTGCATCATGAAGCGAACAATCTGCTCAGCACAACATTTCATTCCGGAATTGGCCTTGGAATGATGATGAAGGATGATTTTTTTCGCGGACATGATGGATTCGCTGGGGAAATCGGCCATATGATCGTTGTTCCGGACGGCAAACCGTGCAATTGCGGCAATAAAGGCTGCTGGGAGAAGTATGCTTCGGAATCGAGTATATTTGAATATTTATCTGAAGAAAAAAAAATACCCAACCTAACATATGAGCATATTCAAAGGATGATTGATGAAGGCGATGCAGCGGTACATAAGGTTATGGACCGTTTCATTTACTATATATCGATTGGCATTAACAACCTCATCAATATGTATAATCCCGATGTCCTCGTATTGGACAGCGAGCTGCTGCGAATATATCCTGATTCCATAACCAAAATCAGCAATAATCTTACCTCCTCCATTAGCCATTACCGTGAAATCACTTTATCGGCAATGGGTAAAAAATCCTGTGTCATGGGTGCATGTGCCTTGGCGATTAAAAAATTCCTTGATGTTCCGATCCTGAATCTATCTTACGAAATCAGCCAGCAGAATAAGTCCTGA
- a CDS encoding PaaI family thioesterase, with translation MEETVQKAIQDEYPDDFAWCYGCGRLNEKGHHFRTGWHGEHTRTIYRPLPEHMAIPGFVYGGVIASLIDCHGTGSAALALHRKNGHDIGDGTEPPRFVTASLNVEFVRPTPNDVRLMAVGTIHEIHPKKWRIETEVFAHDTICARGEVVAVVMPSTFTTKG, from the coding sequence ATGGAGGAGACTGTGCAAAAAGCGATTCAAGATGAATATCCCGACGACTTTGCCTGGTGTTATGGATGTGGCCGATTAAATGAAAAAGGCCATCATTTTCGGACAGGCTGGCATGGCGAGCATACCAGGACGATATATCGGCCGCTTCCGGAGCATATGGCCATTCCCGGGTTTGTATACGGTGGCGTGATTGCCTCGCTAATTGACTGTCATGGAACTGGTTCGGCTGCTTTGGCACTGCATCGAAAAAACGGCCATGATATAGGAGACGGGACCGAGCCTCCAAGGTTTGTGACAGCTTCACTGAATGTGGAGTTCGTAAGGCCAACCCCGAACGATGTCCGATTAATGGCCGTTGGCACCATTCATGAGATACACCCGAAGAAGTGGAGAATCGAAACCGAAGTATTTGCACATGATACAATTTGCGCTCGCGGAGAGGTTGTGGCAGTCGTAATGCCAAGCACTTTTACAACTAAAGGGTAG
- a CDS encoding DUF4915 domain-containing protein, whose protein sequence is MIPIDDCKLLISCCNHKGGLYLVDIKHQQYEMKKVLDVGCTGITKYGSSFVVISNLHGIFILDENLKVIKNKPLSTDLDLHGIAIDNDKAYIVETKTNSIGIYSLKNDLERIDEIRFSPENDDVSHVNDLYIVNETLYVSMFSNPPKKKLTSFASYFPHKTIPRGVILEYSLEERKVVKICHDKLFQPHSVLHHDHNLYYCVSGEFLVKRNEEEIFKCLGYTRGLAVNNQMMVIGQSESRHIPILLTKHTNVLLDCGIYVHDISSKLSSFIHIPSEEIYGILVI, encoded by the coding sequence ATGATACCCATAGACGATTGTAAATTGTTGATTTCATGCTGCAATCATAAAGGCGGTCTTTATTTAGTCGATATAAAACATCAACAATATGAAATGAAAAAGGTGTTAGACGTTGGATGCACAGGTATTACAAAATACGGCAGCTCTTTTGTCGTAATCTCAAATTTGCATGGAATCTTTATTTTGGATGAAAACTTAAAGGTAATAAAAAATAAACCTTTATCTACAGACTTAGATTTACATGGCATCGCCATAGACAACGACAAAGCTTATATTGTTGAAACTAAAACTAACTCAATTGGTATTTATAGTTTAAAAAATGACTTGGAAAGAATCGATGAAATTAGATTTTCACCGGAAAATGACGATGTTTCCCACGTCAACGATTTGTATATAGTGAATGAAACGTTATATGTATCCATGTTCTCGAATCCTCCAAAGAAAAAATTGACCTCCTTCGCAAGCTATTTCCCTCATAAAACAATCCCCAGAGGTGTGATTCTGGAATACTCTTTAGAGGAAAGAAAAGTGGTTAAAATATGTCATGATAAATTATTTCAACCTCACAGTGTTTTACATCATGATCATAATCTGTATTATTGTGTTTCAGGTGAATTCCTGGTAAAGAGGAATGAAGAAGAAATTTTTAAATGTCTTGGGTATACTCGCGGTTTAGCAGTTAATAATCAAATGATGGTTATCGGCCAAAGTGAAAGTAGACATATACCGATTTTATTAACAAAACATACGAACGTATTACTGGACTGCGGGATTTATGTTCATGATATCTCTTCGAAGCTTTCCTCGTTTATCCATATACCGTCTGAAGAAATCTATGGGATTTTGGTGATTTGA
- a CDS encoding GNAT family N-acetyltransferase yields the protein MGTGLEIRPFREKDLAALNDYCLPLEQAIYTSLPLKVIEDFRRDTYNLPKMIWLNDDLVGCFALYTNKAGNQYTRNENAILLKSFSLDSRHQKKGLAFVALKKLPELIKREHPDKNEIILTVHHTNVPAINLYVKAGFVDKGNRFTGEAGEEWVFHYVLE from the coding sequence ATGGGAACGGGGCTAGAGATAAGGCCTTTCAGGGAAAAAGATCTTGCAGCGCTGAACGATTATTGTTTGCCTTTGGAACAAGCAATCTATACATCGCTGCCCTTGAAAGTCATTGAAGACTTCAGGAGGGATACGTATAATCTTCCGAAGATGATCTGGTTGAATGATGATTTGGTAGGGTGTTTTGCCCTATATACAAATAAGGCGGGAAATCAATATACAAGAAATGAGAACGCCATTCTCCTTAAATCATTCTCCTTGGATTCACGCCACCAGAAAAAGGGGCTGGCATTTGTTGCTTTGAAAAAATTGCCGGAGTTAATAAAACGAGAGCATCCGGATAAAAATGAGATCATTCTCACGGTGCACCATACGAATGTTCCAGCAATAAACTTATACGTGAAAGCCGGTTTCGTTGATAAGGGCAACAGATTTACCGGGGAAGCCGGCGAGGAATGGGTTTTCCATTATGTTCTTGAATAA
- the uidA gene encoding beta-glucuronidase, with protein sequence MLYPIVTETRNLIDLNGVWNFKLDPGFHEDWKDEKLLGTMTMAVPASFNDVGVTSEIRNHVGWVWYEREFTLPVSLASERIIVRFGSATHVAKVYVNGELAIEHKGGFLPFEAEINPFLTPGKNRLTVAVNNVVDHTTLPVGTYSEKEVAGIGKVIRNMPNFDFFNYAGLQRPVKIYTTPRTYIKDVTIVTELSGEISYTVKTAGKSEINVSVMDESGEVVGTAAGASNAIMVKDAKLWEPLNAYLYTLNIELSEDGEMVDQYEQPFGIRTVEVQNGKFLINDKPFYFKGFGKHEDTPIHGRGFNEAGNVMDFKLMKWMGANSFRTSHYPYSEELMRLADREGIVVIDESTAVGVHLNFMAVLNGQTNKKSTWQAIKTFEHHQDVMRELIERDKNHPSVVMWSIANEPASEEEGAYEYFKPLVDLTKELDPQRRPVTIVTHLGATPKTDKVADLIDVLALNRYYGWYIDGGDLDSAKAKLREEFEGWNERCPEKPIMMTEYGADTVAGFHDVDPVMFTEEYQVEYLKANHEVFDEFNNFIGEQVWNFADFATSQGIMRVQGNKKGVFTRERKPKHAAHELRRRWTEIPDFHYKK encoded by the coding sequence ATGTTATACCCAATCGTAACCGAGACGAGAAACCTCATCGACCTTAATGGTGTTTGGAACTTTAAATTGGATCCGGGCTTCCATGAGGATTGGAAAGACGAAAAATTATTGGGTACAATGACGATGGCCGTCCCTGCTTCCTTCAATGATGTAGGAGTTACAAGTGAAATCCGTAATCACGTTGGCTGGGTCTGGTATGAACGTGAATTTACCTTACCGGTCTCCCTTGCGTCGGAGCGTATTATAGTAAGATTCGGTTCGGCAACACATGTTGCAAAGGTATATGTAAATGGAGAGCTGGCAATTGAACATAAAGGCGGATTCCTCCCGTTTGAAGCAGAAATCAATCCCTTTTTAACCCCTGGGAAAAACCGGCTGACGGTCGCCGTAAACAATGTTGTCGACCATACCACATTGCCGGTCGGAACTTATTCGGAAAAAGAAGTTGCTGGCATTGGAAAAGTAATCCGCAATATGCCTAATTTCGACTTTTTCAACTACGCTGGGCTGCAACGTCCGGTAAAGATCTATACAACACCTCGCACGTACATTAAAGATGTAACGATAGTGACAGAATTGAGTGGAGAAATAAGCTATACAGTAAAGACAGCAGGGAAATCGGAGATTAATGTCAGCGTGATGGATGAGTCAGGTGAAGTTGTTGGCACGGCAGCTGGTGCCTCAAATGCAATCATGGTCAAGGATGCGAAGCTTTGGGAGCCGTTGAATGCCTATTTATATACGTTGAATATAGAACTATCCGAAGATGGAGAAATGGTAGATCAATATGAACAGCCCTTTGGGATCAGGACAGTTGAGGTGCAAAATGGGAAATTCCTCATCAACGACAAGCCCTTTTATTTTAAAGGCTTTGGTAAGCATGAAGATACACCGATCCATGGCAGGGGGTTCAATGAAGCAGGAAATGTAATGGATTTCAAGCTAATGAAATGGATGGGCGCCAATTCATTCCGGACCTCCCATTATCCTTATTCTGAAGAATTGATGCGTCTTGCCGACCGTGAAGGCATCGTTGTCATTGATGAATCGACGGCCGTTGGTGTCCATTTGAACTTTATGGCAGTACTGAACGGACAAACAAATAAGAAGAGCACATGGCAAGCAATCAAAACGTTTGAGCATCATCAAGACGTTATGAGAGAGCTGATAGAACGCGATAAGAATCATCCTTCAGTCGTGATGTGGAGTATCGCGAATGAACCTGCTTCAGAGGAAGAGGGGGCATATGAATATTTTAAACCGTTAGTCGACTTAACGAAGGAGTTGGACCCGCAAAGAAGGCCAGTTACAATCGTTACTCATCTAGGTGCAACGCCAAAAACCGACAAAGTTGCTGACTTGATTGATGTCCTTGCATTGAATCGCTATTACGGCTGGTATATTGACGGCGGGGACCTTGATTCGGCAAAAGCGAAGCTGCGTGAGGAATTTGAAGGCTGGAATGAAAGATGTCCCGAAAAGCCAATTATGATGACGGAGTATGGAGCGGATACAGTGGCCGGTTTCCATGATGTAGATCCGGTCATGTTCACCGAAGAATACCAAGTGGAATATTTAAAAGCCAATCATGAAGTTTTTGATGAATTCAATAATTTTATCGGCGAACAAGTTTGGAACTTCGCGGACTTCGCAACGAGTCAAGGGATCATGCGTGTCCAAGGCAATAAAAAAGGAGTCTTTACCCGAGAGCGAAAACCGAAGCATGCTGCTCATGAGTTACGCAGGCGCTGGACGGAAATTCCTGATTTCCACTATAAGAAATAA
- a CDS encoding IS1182 family transposase, which translates to MLSKHDSIQRDQLEMITLDQLVPPNHLVRKMEAAIDFTFIYDLVKDMYSEVGRPSIDPVILVKLTFIQYTFGIRSMRKTIEEVETNMAYRWFLGYGFHDKVPHFSTFGKNYERRFKDTDLFEQIFCRILMTAANKKVISVEHVFVDSTHVKASANKRKFEKKIVRKETRAYQGRLQEEINQDRENHGKKPFPPDKFDKEETKAIKESTTDPESGYYVKDERTKQFAYSFHAAADAAYKTPAITSYLFNKEITPALPYTRPRTKEGFFRKHDYVYDEHFDCYLCPSGETLKYSTTNKEGYREYKSPKQICATCSFLSRCTESKDHQKVVTRHIWQAYVEEADHLRHHQEVKPIYAKRKETIERVFADAKEKHGMRWTTLRGLKKQAMLTFAAMNVKKMATWTWQGPKMA; encoded by the coding sequence ATGCTTTCTAAACATGATTCTATTCAGCGAGATCAACTTGAAATGATTACTTTAGATCAACTGGTGCCACCGAACCATTTGGTTCGTAAAATGGAGGCTGCCATTGACTTCACTTTCATTTATGACTTGGTGAAAGATATGTACTCAGAGGTAGGACGCCCAAGTATTGATCCAGTTATTTTAGTTAAACTGACTTTCATTCAATATACCTTCGGTATTCGTTCCATGCGTAAAACGATTGAAGAAGTTGAAACCAATATGGCTTACCGTTGGTTCTTAGGCTATGGTTTCCATGATAAAGTACCTCATTTCTCTACGTTCGGAAAAAATTATGAGCGACGCTTTAAAGATACAGACCTGTTTGAACAGATTTTCTGTCGCATTTTAATGACAGCTGCTAATAAAAAGGTAATAAGTGTAGAACACGTTTTCGTGGATTCCACACATGTGAAAGCCAGTGCGAATAAACGGAAATTTGAAAAGAAAATCGTTCGTAAAGAAACACGAGCGTATCAAGGACGTCTTCAAGAAGAAATCAATCAAGATCGTGAAAACCATGGAAAGAAGCCTTTTCCACCAGATAAATTTGATAAGGAAGAAACCAAAGCAATTAAAGAAAGTACTACGGATCCTGAGAGTGGCTACTATGTGAAAGATGAACGAACAAAACAGTTTGCCTATTCATTCCATGCTGCCGCAGATGCCGCTTATAAAACACCAGCGATTACAAGCTACCTATTTAACAAAGAAATCACACCTGCTTTACCCTATACACGTCCTCGTACAAAAGAAGGATTCTTTCGCAAACATGACTATGTTTACGATGAACACTTTGATTGTTACCTTTGCCCTTCGGGAGAAACTTTAAAGTACTCAACAACAAATAAAGAGGGCTATCGCGAGTACAAATCGCCCAAACAAATTTGTGCAACATGCTCATTTTTATCACGGTGTACGGAAAGCAAAGACCATCAAAAAGTAGTGACACGGCATATCTGGCAAGCATATGTGGAAGAAGCAGATCATCTGCGTCATCATCAAGAGGTAAAACCTATATATGCGAAACGCAAAGAAACGATTGAGCGTGTATTCGCAGATGCAAAAGAAAAGCATGGTATGCGTTGGACTACTTTAAGGGGACTTAAAAAGCAGGCGATGCTTACTTTCGCTGCCATGAATGTAAAGAAGATGGCCACTTGGACATGGCAAGGTCCTAAAATGGCTTAA
- a CDS encoding glycoside-pentoside-hexuronide (GPH):cation symporter, translating into MGQLERLESVGKDAAIGEVRKFGMRDKVGYLFGDFGNDFFFILVSSFLMVYYTDIFHISAATVGILFLIARLWDAVADVTWGRFIDTRKPSRHGKFKPWIFRMSFPLVVSGVLMFVKIPGMSDGFYMAWAFVTYIVWGTLYSTVNIPYGSMASVITSDPVERTSLSTFRTMGAMLASLIINVAGPLILFVDNKAEPNRFLLGAIIFGILSITCYMACYKLSTERFSAPINQVQKTSLKKSVKGIVKNGPLLSILCASLIFMICTMLIGAINVYLFKDYFSNAWALSIIGFVQTAAVFLAMPIAKPCVAKFGKKETASMGMLLAGVVYGLLYFLPNLSAMQFIIISAIGMFGFGFFNIVVWAFVTDVIDYHEYLTGLREDGTVYSIYSFARKVGQAIAGGIGGFAIAMVGYDATREAQTQQALDGIHALATLAPSVIYIVVFLILAFLYPLNKKRTLQLAEDLAERRSGME; encoded by the coding sequence ATGGGTCAATTAGAAAGGTTGGAGTCCGTTGGCAAAGATGCTGCGATCGGGGAAGTCAGAAAATTCGGAATGCGTGATAAGGTCGGCTATTTATTCGGGGATTTTGGAAATGATTTTTTCTTTATCTTGGTAAGCTCCTTTTTAATGGTTTATTATACTGATATTTTTCATATCAGTGCTGCAACGGTAGGAATCCTTTTTTTGATAGCGCGGCTATGGGATGCGGTTGCTGATGTTACCTGGGGCCGTTTCATTGATACAAGAAAGCCAAGCAGGCATGGGAAATTCAAACCTTGGATTTTCCGGATGTCCTTCCCTTTAGTCGTATCCGGAGTATTGATGTTCGTGAAAATCCCAGGCATGTCAGATGGTTTTTATATGGCTTGGGCCTTTGTCACCTACATTGTGTGGGGAACTTTGTATAGCACGGTTAACATTCCATATGGCTCAATGGCTTCGGTCATTACAAGCGACCCTGTCGAGCGAACATCATTATCCACTTTCAGGACAATGGGCGCGATGCTCGCCAGTTTAATCATAAACGTAGCGGGACCATTGATTCTTTTCGTGGATAATAAGGCAGAACCCAACCGTTTTCTGCTTGGAGCCATCATTTTTGGCATTCTTTCCATCACTTGTTATATGGCCTGTTATAAATTATCGACTGAACGGTTCAGTGCCCCCATTAATCAAGTGCAAAAAACTTCTTTAAAGAAGTCCGTAAAAGGAATAGTCAAAAACGGTCCTTTATTGTCCATCCTTTGTGCATCTTTGATTTTCATGATCTGTACGATGCTGATAGGAGCGATTAACGTTTACTTATTTAAAGATTATTTCAGCAATGCTTGGGCCCTGAGCATTATCGGCTTCGTTCAAACCGCTGCCGTATTCCTGGCCATGCCGATAGCAAAACCATGCGTGGCAAAGTTCGGTAAAAAAGAAACGGCGTCCATGGGAATGCTGCTTGCGGGAGTAGTATATGGTCTTTTGTACTTCTTGCCGAACCTATCCGCTATGCAATTCATCATCATATCTGCGATAGGGATGTTTGGCTTTGGATTCTTTAATATCGTGGTGTGGGCATTTGTAACGGATGTAATCGACTATCATGAATATTTGACGGGGCTTCGCGAAGATGGAACGGTCTATTCGATCTATTCTTTCGCTCGTAAAGTAGGGCAGGCAATTGCAGGAGGAATTGGCGGTTTTGCAATAGCAATGGTCGGTTACGATGCAACACGCGAAGCACAAACACAGCAAGCACTTGATGGAATCCATGCATTGGCAACATTGGCTCCCTCGGTGATTTATATCGTCGTTTTCTTGATATTGGCCTTCCTTTATCCATTGAACAAAAAAAGGACCCTTCAATTGGCTGAAGACTTGGCTGAGAGAAGAAGCGGTATGGAATAA
- the uxaC gene encoding glucuronate isomerase, with amino-acid sequence MKAFLDEHFLLNTDTAIELYKNAGVDLPIFDFHCHLSPQEVWENKPYESITQLWLGGDHYKWRAMRMQGIGERYITGDCSDWEKFAAWAETMPHLIGNPLYHWAHMELRMFFGIEKILSPKTAREIYDECNDKLSRQEFRPRSFIEKSNVTFIGTTDDPVSELEFHQSLNEDDSFHITIAPTFRPDGALFVERPDFNSWIKKLEKVTSIEVNSIEKLINALKHRVNYFHENGGRGSDHDIQKMVYVDSTKEEADIILKKRLNGQQLSTEELDAYRSFLMKELGKMYAQKQWVMQLHMGAMRNNNTKMKERVGTDSGFDSIGEANLAEGLSRFLDALDQEEALPRTVLFNLNPKDNPILAGMVGNFCEEGIAGKVQFGSGWWFNDHIDGMEKQMKELANVGLLSHFIGMLTDSRSFLSYARHDYFRRILCNILGDWTEQGLMPDDKELREQMVRNIGYYNAEKYFTKR; translated from the coding sequence ATGAAAGCCTTTTTGGATGAACATTTCTTGTTAAATACGGACACTGCCATTGAATTGTACAAAAATGCCGGTGTGGATTTGCCAATTTTTGATTTTCACTGTCACCTGTCCCCACAAGAGGTGTGGGAAAATAAACCGTATGAAAGCATTACGCAATTGTGGCTGGGTGGCGACCATTATAAATGGCGGGCGATGCGCATGCAAGGCATTGGCGAGCGATATATTACTGGTGATTGCAGCGATTGGGAGAAGTTTGCCGCATGGGCGGAAACGATGCCTCACTTAATAGGCAATCCTCTGTATCATTGGGCGCATATGGAGTTGAGAATGTTTTTTGGCATCGAAAAAATCCTGAGTCCAAAAACTGCACGTGAAATTTATGATGAGTGTAATGACAAGCTTTCCAGGCAAGAGTTCAGGCCCAGATCATTTATCGAAAAATCGAACGTTACATTTATCGGGACGACGGATGATCCTGTCTCGGAGCTTGAATTTCATCAGTCGTTGAATGAGGATGATTCCTTTCATATAACCATTGCTCCAACTTTCCGTCCTGATGGAGCGCTATTCGTGGAACGTCCTGATTTTAATAGCTGGATTAAAAAACTGGAAAAAGTAACGAGCATTGAAGTGAATTCAATAGAAAAGCTAATAAATGCGCTTAAGCATCGGGTCAACTATTTTCATGAAAACGGTGGGAGGGGATCGGATCATGATATTCAGAAAATGGTATATGTAGATTCCACTAAAGAAGAAGCGGATATCATCCTGAAGAAGCGGTTGAATGGCCAGCAGCTATCAACGGAAGAGCTGGATGCTTACCGATCCTTCTTAATGAAGGAGCTCGGGAAAATGTATGCCCAAAAGCAGTGGGTCATGCAGCTGCATATGGGGGCGATGAGGAATAACAACACGAAGATGAAAGAACGGGTTGGCACCGACAGCGGGTTCGACTCGATCGGCGAGGCCAATTTGGCGGAAGGATTATCCCGTTTTCTTGATGCACTTGATCAAGAGGAGGCACTGCCAAGAACCGTATTATTCAACTTAAACCCAAAAGATAATCCGATTCTTGCAGGAATGGTCGGGAACTTCTGTGAAGAAGGGATTGCCGGAAAGGTACAATTTGGGTCAGGCTGGTGGTTTAATGACCACATAGATGGAATGGAGAAACAAATGAAGGAACTGGCGAATGTCGGACTCCTGAGCCATTTTATTGGTATGCTGACTGATTCCCGAAGCTTCCTTTCTTATGCCCGCCATGATTATTTCCGTAGGATTCTTTGCAACATCCTAGGAGATTGGACGGAGCAAGGACTGATGCCGGATGATAAAGAGCTGCGTGAACAAATGGTCAGGAATATCGGTTATTACAATGCCGAAAAATATTTTACGAAACGGTAA
- a CDS encoding AraC family transcriptional regulator: MNDHLPSFYPGQPMGDWINSFYRVHGVEAHPFNFHSHHEYEIYFFHSGDCRYLINNRIYDLQPGDIILLDGMTLHKPNPQPGSTYIRSMIHFSPIWLQELLVILGTPNLLDPFQKLNNCLLRTGYDEAGICVDEGLKRISGLIANQEAELQQKGKKSNTSEAEIKLELVQLLVKIYKMSHKELAQHSNKRTEKEHHAEGIASWINDHYTEKVSLDRLANEMNLSKYYASHVFKEVTGFTVMEYVMGCRFNQVKYLLEMEPDQTLGEISRATGFESIAHFSRFFKEKSGVTPSQYRKNRLNIGIS, translated from the coding sequence ATGAATGATCATCTACCATCTTTTTATCCAGGCCAGCCTATGGGGGATTGGATCAATTCCTTTTACCGAGTGCATGGGGTGGAGGCGCACCCATTCAACTTTCACTCACATCATGAGTATGAGATTTACTTTTTTCATTCAGGGGATTGCCGGTATTTAATCAACAACCGGATCTATGATTTACAGCCGGGGGATATCATTCTTTTGGATGGCATGACCTTGCATAAACCTAATCCGCAGCCAGGAAGTACTTACATAAGAAGCATGATTCACTTTTCACCAATTTGGCTGCAAGAGTTGTTAGTTATCCTTGGCACCCCAAATTTGCTTGATCCCTTTCAGAAGCTTAACAATTGCTTGCTGCGGACAGGTTATGATGAAGCCGGGATTTGTGTGGACGAAGGATTAAAAAGGATCAGCGGCCTTATTGCTAATCAAGAGGCAGAACTGCAGCAAAAAGGTAAAAAAAGTAACACGAGTGAAGCGGAAATAAAACTGGAGCTTGTTCAATTACTGGTGAAAATCTATAAAATGAGCCATAAAGAATTAGCTCAGCATTCCAACAAAAGGACCGAAAAGGAGCATCATGCTGAGGGAATTGCCTCTTGGATCAATGATCACTATACCGAAAAAGTAAGTTTGGATCGACTGGCCAATGAAATGAATCTTAGTAAGTATTACGCATCCCACGTTTTCAAGGAAGTAACTGGGTTTACCGTCATGGAATATGTGATGGGCTGCCGGTTTAACCAGGTGAAGTATTTGCTGGAAATGGAACCTGACCAAACGCTTGGGGAGATCTCCCGGGCAACGGGTTTTGAAAGTATTGCTCACTTCAGCAGGTTTTTTAAAGAAAAATCTGGCGTGACGCCATCACAATATCGTAAAAATAGACTGAACATTGGGATATCTTGA
- a CDS encoding DUF3021 domain-containing protein, protein MKTLLIRSFVGICFGALVMVLICFGVIGFGGVDALDSDLFVKNAIGCLLCGWFFSTATIIFEVEKWSLLFQTILHFFTVTVLYFLLSFFVGWIPFSFKGLMTGIAIFLPFYGIIWIIFYLYFRHQVKMLNDGLDERGK, encoded by the coding sequence ATGAAAACACTATTGATCCGGAGCTTTGTTGGGATTTGCTTTGGAGCGCTTGTGATGGTGCTGATATGTTTTGGCGTCATCGGCTTTGGAGGGGTCGATGCTTTGGACAGTGACCTCTTTGTGAAAAATGCGATAGGCTGTCTATTATGTGGCTGGTTTTTCAGCACGGCAACCATCATTTTCGAGGTCGAAAAATGGAGCTTATTATTTCAGACCATCCTGCACTTCTTCACTGTCACCGTACTTTATTTCCTGCTCTCCTTTTTTGTCGGATGGATTCCCTTCTCTTTTAAAGGATTAATGACTGGAATAGCGATTTTCCTGCCTTTCTATGGGATCATCTGGATTATTTTTTATCTTTATTTCCGCCATCAAGTGAAAATGCTGAATGATGGATTGGATGAGAGAGGGAAATGA
- a CDS encoding LytTR family DNA-binding domain-containing protein: MKIKVEIDEEVKAIEVLIRNNAWNEEVEQLMERLKERKRPYFVGRKEDMQHVFRTEEIICLFTEQDSIMVRTKQGTFEMRERLYELERELPSNQFVRLSKSVIANLDELSRFEASFNGTLCVYFRSGEKEYVSRHYVQGIKKAFQWKRKGL; encoded by the coding sequence ATGAAGATAAAGGTAGAGATAGATGAGGAGGTCAAGGCGATAGAAGTGCTTATCCGCAACAATGCTTGGAATGAGGAAGTGGAGCAATTGATGGAGCGTTTAAAAGAAAGGAAAAGGCCGTATTTTGTTGGGAGGAAGGAAGACATGCAGCATGTATTCCGGACGGAGGAAATCATCTGCTTGTTCACGGAACAGGATTCGATTATGGTACGGACAAAACAAGGGACTTTCGAAATGAGAGAGAGATTATACGAGCTTGAAAGGGAACTTCCAAGTAACCAGTTTGTGAGGTTGTCCAAGTCAGTGATTGCCAACTTAGATGAGTTAAGCAGATTCGAGGCGTCCTTCAATGGAACATTATGTGTATATTTTCGGTCAGGGGAGAAGGAATATGTTTCACGGCACTACGTTCAAGGAATCAAGAAAGCATTTCAATGGAAAAGGAAGGGATTATGA